DNA from Marinagarivorans cellulosilyticus:
CAGTTATCTGATGATCGCGATGAAAATGCTATTCATGGGGAGCCTTTAAACGGTCGAATGTTGACGCTATCAGTACTTCAGAATCTTGGGAAGACCTCAACAATTCTAGATGAGATGCCTGCCATTCCTGAATCGGATCTGGCACCATTACAGCGACAAGTTTTCGGATACCTACACGGAAATTGTGCACACTGCCACAATGAAAGTGGATTGGCTGAATTCACGAACACCACTAACTTTTTTCACAGTGTGAAAGCGAAATTCGTACAGCAAAGCGGTACTTATCAAACAGCGCTTGGAAAACCTATTACCAATTACCTAAGGCCAAATGGTTCACCGGAGTACATCATTAAGCCGGGCAATGCAGCAGAGAGTGCATTGATTTACAGAATGACTGAAGAGTATGAAGAATATACGTTTGATGTGCCGCCCTGGCACCATAGCGCGGGCTTTTCGCTAACTGTAGGTGTAAAAATGCCATTTGTAGGGACCAATGTTATCGATTGGGAAGCCGTAGATATCATCACTGATTACATTAATCATCTCCCTAATTAAACCTAATAACTTATTAAAAATTTGGAAGTCAATATGAAGAAGATACTATTTTTAGAGTCGTCTCCTAGAAAAGAGCGTTCTATTACCACTGAAATCTGTCATCAACTAATAGAGAAATTAAATTGCGCACATGATTATGAGGTCGATGTGCTCGACCTATGGCGCGAAGAGCTGCCTCATATGAGCGGCACTAATTTGGCTGCGAAATATACAATATTTGAAGGTTCAGCGCTAACTGCTGAACAGCAGCGTCATTGGGATATTATTAATGATCATGTTCAGCGATTTGCAGGCGCTGATCTTGTGGTGATTGCTGCCCCAACATGGAATTGGGGAATTCCTTATGTTTTAAAACACTATGTTGATGTCGTCACTCAACCTGGCTTGTCATTCACCTGGGCACCTGATACCGGATATACTTCGATGCTACCCACCAAAAGGGCATTTATCGTCAGTAGTAGTGGTGGCGACTATACGAAGGGGTCGGGAAATGAGCATGAAGATTTTGCTATTAAATACTTGGAATTATGGTTGAACAGTTGCATGGGTTGTGAAGTAGATATCATCAGCATGACAATGACTGCGCTTGGTCAGGAAGCGGTTGATGCGGCTCGGCGTAATGCATTGAGAAAAATCGAATCGATTTTTGAATCGATGGTTTTGCGAGAAGTGTAGATACGAGGGCTTTATGAATAAGCACCGTTTAGTGATTGCAAATCTTAAAATGAATGGCTCGCGAAAGAGCGTAAGAGCCATTTCGCAGTTTATTATTCAAAATAAATCTAGACTTTCGTTGGTAGATCTTATCTTTTGCCCGTCAGATATTTATCTAGAGCGCTGCATTGACGATTTCCAAGGTATTGATACTATACAAGTGGGAGCCCAAGATCTGTGGTCGGACAATTTATTCGGTGGCACCGGCGATACATCTGCTGAGATGTTAGTAGATCTAGGTGTGTCGTATGTCATTATTGGCCATTCCGAACGGCGAAAAGTCCATCAGGAAAATGACCCGCTTATTGCGAAAAAGCTTGAATCTGCAGTGGCGCGTGGGCTGACACCCATTTTGTGTATTGGTGAAACTCAGGAAGAAAGAATTAAGGGCGATACGCTTAAAGTGTTAGCTAGGCAGCTCAAGGGGCTACTGAATTTCACTGAGAGTGTTGCCTCTAAACTCATCATTGCTTATGAGCCCGTTTGGGCCGTGGGCTCGTCAAAATGCGCGCCACTCAATGAAGTCAACTCAGTCATACAATTTATTAAAGGGCAATTTCGACAATCAAGGAGAGAAGTCAATGTTGTGTATGGTGGCAGTGTCTCTGAGACGAACCTTATCCAATTGATGTCATTACAGGCTTTAGATGGTGTTATCGTCGGTCGCGCATCCTTGTCAGGGGATCGTTTAATGGAAATCTGTAGGCTCAGTGGCGTTGAAGGCAGCGGTAATAATGCCGGTAAAGTAGGAGGAGCAATGATGAGGATGAGTGTCGTCTAGTATTCTTACAACTAATGTCTGTAGGGGGGAGTATAGTCATAATAATCTAGGAGGAAAAAAGATAGGAAAAAGATAGAGGAAAAAGATAGGACATCCAAAGGAAAAAGATAGGACATCCAAAACCCGATAAACGGTAATGCAAAAACCTCGGTGATTGGCTATACCTAAATGACTAGGTAGTGTTTATGAAAAAAGATAGGACATCCAAAACCCGATAAACGGTAATGCAAAAACCTCGGTGATTGGCTATACCTAAATGACTAGGTAGTGTTTATCACTGAGGTTTTTTATGACTCAAGCGCGCAGAACGTTGATCTCTTTAGACCAAACCAGCTGGTTCCATATTTGCTCACGCTGTATTAAACGCTCATTTCTCATGGGCGAAGATAAATATAGCGGTAAAAACTATGAACATCGTCGCGAATGGATGTCGGATAAACTTGCTGAACTTGGGGATATATTTGCGTTAGACATCGCAGCATACGCAGTATTGT
Protein-coding regions in this window:
- a CDS encoding FMN-dependent NADH-azoreductase, which translates into the protein MKKILFLESSPRKERSITTEICHQLIEKLNCAHDYEVDVLDLWREELPHMSGTNLAAKYTIFEGSALTAEQQRHWDIINDHVQRFAGADLVVIAAPTWNWGIPYVLKHYVDVVTQPGLSFTWAPDTGYTSMLPTKRAFIVSSSGGDYTKGSGNEHEDFAIKYLELWLNSCMGCEVDIISMTMTALGQEAVDAARRNALRKIESIFESMVLREV
- the tpiA gene encoding triose-phosphate isomerase → MNKHRLVIANLKMNGSRKSVRAISQFIIQNKSRLSLVDLIFCPSDIYLERCIDDFQGIDTIQVGAQDLWSDNLFGGTGDTSAEMLVDLGVSYVIIGHSERRKVHQENDPLIAKKLESAVARGLTPILCIGETQEERIKGDTLKVLARQLKGLLNFTESVASKLIIAYEPVWAVGSSKCAPLNEVNSVIQFIKGQFRQSRREVNVVYGGSVSETNLIQLMSLQALDGVIVGRASLSGDRLMEICRLSGVEGSGNNAGKVGGAMMRMSVV